The genomic region ATTGGCGGGGATGTCCTATCAGGAACAACAGTTCAGATTCACAATGGCCGAAGGTAAAAACTTCCCTTCCGACCAGTTCAGAAAGATTACAGCCGCCGCTGTAAAATCAGATGCCAGCTCATCAGCAACTTCTAGAGCCATTGTTTCTTACTTTGCCCGCGCAAACTATAAGTTGATGGATCGCTACCTATTTGAAGCATCTGTGCGTACCGATGGATCCTCCCGATTCGGAAAAGAATATAAATATGCTACTTTCCCAGGCGCGTCCCTAGGTTGGGTCATCTCTGAGGAAAACTTCCTGAAAGAAAGCCAAGCGTTAAACTTTCTGAAACTTAGAGCTAGTTACGGTTTGACCGGTAATGAGAATATTGCCAACTTCGCTTCGAGAACACTCTACCGAGGCGCAAACTATGCCGGTACTCCCGGAACCGTAGCCTACCAATTAGGAGATCCAAGACTAACATGGGAGCAAACAGCACAAACCAACTTAGGCCTAGACTTCGGATTGTTGTCCGACCGAATCTCAGGAACGGTAGAAGCCTACCACAAAAAAACAACCGACATGTTATTGGATATGCCAATTGTGTCAACCAGCGGATTTACAACCGTATTTAGAAATATCGGTAGTTTGGAAAACAAAGGGCTCGAATTGACCTTAAACTCGAAAAACTTCGTCGGAGAATTCAAATGGTCTACTTCATTCAATATCTCCTGGAATAGAAACAAAATTTTAAAATTAGTGAATGGTCAGCCAATCTATCCTGGAGGCCGTTATTTAGGTCGCTTGGAGGAAGGTATGCCTTATGGATTCTTCTATGGAAAAGCCTATGCCGGCGTTGACCCAGAGAACGGCGATGCACTGTATTATTTAGATGAAACCCGTAAAACGACAACGAACGAGTACTCAGAGGCTGCAGATCAGGAAATTGGTGATCCAAACCCAAGTTTCTTTGGCGGTTTTGGTAATAAATTCTCTTACAAGAATTTTGACCTCGATATTCAGACCCAATTCGTGAGCGGCAATGATATCTACAATGCTGCAGGCGGCTTCCAGTCGGCAAATGGCGATTACTTTGATAACCAAACAACGGATCAGATGAACTATTGGAAAAACCCGGGCGACATCACGATGATTCCGCAACCTCGCTTCGACTCGGCGAATGGAACGCGTCCATCATCCCGCTACATTCAAGATGGTTCTTACTTCCGTATCAAAAACCTGGTATTGGGATATAATTTACCAAATGAAACGGTGACTAAATTAAAAATGCAGCGTGCTAGAATATATGTATCTGCAACGAACTTGTTGACACTGACCGATTATAATGGCTATGACCCTGAAATCAACACGACATTTGCAGGTGCCATACAGCTGGGTACAGATTTCTATACAGCACCGCAGCCACGCACAATCACTTTTGGAATTAATGTAGGCTTCTAATCAAAATCTAAAAAGTCATGAAAATCTTAAAAAATCTATCATATTCTGTATTAGTCTTTTCCCTGCTAGCGAGTGCTTGCGGCAAGAAAATAGATATAGAACCTCAAAATGACATATCCTCTGAAAACGCTCTTTCCAGTGCCGCAGACGTCAATAATGTCCTTGTCGGCGCCTACACTATCATGGCCCACCCGGCACTATACGGAACGAACCTTCTGATGATCGCTGATTTATACGCGAGTCCCGGCTATGTCAACTGGACAGGTTCATTCAGCACCTACCGCGACATATCCAATCAAAATTTGATATCAACGAACGAGGACGCTACACGCACCTGGACGCGTGCCTACCAGGCAATCAACGCCGCAAACACCGTATTGGAATCCCTCGGTGTGGTAACCGATGCGGATATGAAAAAAGAAATTGAAGGAAAAGCACTATTCGTTCGCGGCATCATGCATTTTGAGCTCGTGAGGCTGTATGCTTTACCTTATGAAGCGGGCGGCGCTAACAGCTCTTTAGGAGTACCCATCGCAACAAAAGCGGTTAAAGCATTTGAAGATATCACGCCCGATGTGCCTAGAAACAGCGTCGCAGAGGTCTATAAACAAGCAGAGGATGACCTGATCGCGGCCATATCGCTGCTGTCAGATAGTCCAGATTTATACGCAGCAAAAGGAATGCTGGCACGTCTATACCTTCAAAAAGGAGACTATCCTAATGCCAGGGAGCAGGCAAATGATATTATCGAAAGTGGAGAATATGCTTTAGCTAAAAATTTAGAAGATCCCTTCCGTATAAAAAATTCAACAGAGGGAGTGTTTGAAATTCAGCAAAACGAACAAAGTCATGCAGGTTCATCGAATGATGGTCTAGCAACTTTCTATTCGAGCTACTTAAATAACACAGGTGGTAAAGTAGGTCGTGGCGATTTAAGCATACTCAACTCCTTTGTCAATACGTATGATGAGACGGATAAACGCAGAACGCAGATGATTTATGAAGGCACCGGCGCAAAGGCAGGATGGTTTACAAAAAAATGGTATAACTATTTTGATAACATCCCGGTTGTACGTTTAACAGAACTTTATTTAACGCGCGCTGAATGCAATGCCAGATTGGGAACATCCGTAGGCGATAGCCCCCTAAACGACATTAATCTCCTGCGCGAGCGTGCTGGTCTTGAAGATTTAGCAACCGTAACGATAGATCAAATTCTAACAGAACGCAATAAAGAATTAGCATTTGAAGGCTATAGAATCCATGATCTAAAACGCACAAAAAAGAATATCGGAACCCTACCGTACAACGCTCCGAAATTGGTATTTCCAATTCCGTATCGCGAAGTATCCGTTAATTCTAACTTAAAGCAAAATCCTGGATATAATTAAGAAAGACATGCTGCTGAACTAAGATAATGCAGAACCCTTTTAAACCCAATTCAAACCCAATACAAACCCCAATCAAACCCCTTTTAGAAGGGCTTTGATTGGGGTCTGTTTTGGGTTTGATTAGTCGTTAGTATATAGTAGTTAGTATTTAGACCTAGGGCTGGTATTTAATTCCCTTTTCAAAACAAAATGTAAAAAAGGCGCTTATTCGGCGCCCTACTCTGATATCTTATGTCTTACATCTAACCTATAGTCTCTAGTTTCTACTTAAAATCCAATCTCCCATATCTTTCAATACTTGAGGGCTAAAGGTTTCTTCTATATCCCCGTATTCGAGGTGAGATCCGGTTTTGGACGTTTGAAACAAATGGTTTAATCCGGGGTACACCTTGACAATAGATTTTGGATTGCGTGGAAGATGATCAGTTAAGCTTTCCATATTGGGTGCAGCGATTACCTGCACATCCGTGCCACCGAAGGCGGCAAACACAGGAATGTTAATCTTCTTGATGAAGGGAACTGGGTCGATCTTCATAAAATGCCTATACCAAGGGGTGACCAAGACACCGATTTCATCGCCAAATTGCACATTTTGACTGCCCGGAACAGCGCGCATATTAGCCATTAAGGCTTCGAAAGCATCTTCTGCCGACAGCTTGCTTTTAACGATTTCGTAGTTCTTTTTAATCAGCGCGCGATCTTGTGGACTCATCGTTTTGCCCTGAACTTTCATAACGGCTTCGCTTTGCAGCAGCATT from Sphingobacterium sp. BN32 harbors:
- a CDS encoding RagB/SusD family nutrient uptake outer membrane protein; protein product: MKILKNLSYSVLVFSLLASACGKKIDIEPQNDISSENALSSAADVNNVLVGAYTIMAHPALYGTNLLMIADLYASPGYVNWTGSFSTYRDISNQNLISTNEDATRTWTRAYQAINAANTVLESLGVVTDADMKKEIEGKALFVRGIMHFELVRLYALPYEAGGANSSLGVPIATKAVKAFEDITPDVPRNSVAEVYKQAEDDLIAAISLLSDSPDLYAAKGMLARLYLQKGDYPNAREQANDIIESGEYALAKNLEDPFRIKNSTEGVFEIQQNEQSHAGSSNDGLATFYSSYLNNTGGKVGRGDLSILNSFVNTYDETDKRRTQMIYEGTGAKAGWFTKKWYNYFDNIPVVRLTELYLTRAECNARLGTSVGDSPLNDINLLRERAGLEDLATVTIDQILTERNKELAFEGYRIHDLKRTKKNIGTLPYNAPKLVFPIPYREVSVNSNLKQNPGYN